GTGACACTGAGGGCCAATTCACTGATGGCATCAGCCTTCGACCAACCCGTCCATATCGGGTTGACCGAGTCAGGACCAGGTCAAAGAGGCATAATAAAAAGCTCTGTCGCGGTGGCCTCGCTGCTCGGGAGCGGGATCGGCGATACGATAAGGGTCAGCCTCACCGGCCCTTCCCGAGAAGAGGTGGTTGTTGGCAAAAGGATCCTCCAATCCATGGACATCAGGCGTTTCGAAGCGGAACTGGTCTCCTGTCCTGGTTGTGGCAGAAGGAGAATCGACGTGGATTCGCTGGTAAGAGTGATAGAGCCCCTCTTGTCGGACCTCAGGGAGGACTTGAAGGTCGCTGTCATGGGGTGCGAGGTGAACGGCCCGGGAGAAGCGGCCGATTCCGATATCGGCATTGCCGGTACGCCTTCAGGGATTGTGATCTTCTCCGGCGGGAGGGTCATCGGTTCGAGCAACTTCGGAGACTTGCCCTCGCGGTTCCTGGAGGTCTGCAGGGAGAGGGGTTTTTTGTCAGGCGACACCGGCGATATCCTTGATTGACACCCCTCCTTCGAGCGATATAATGATATGCGCTTTTTTGGGAATGATAAACGAGAGGAGGTTGTCCTGTCATGTTGCCCGTGCCAGAACTTTTTACGCTTGTCGTGGGTCGTGGTGAGGGGAAAAAGAAACTGACGGCCTTCGATTCAGCCCTTCTTGACGCGGGAGTCGGTAATATGAACCTCCTGCGCGTCAGCAGTGTTCTTCCACCGAGGTGCTCCTTCAGAACGGACCTGAAGATGCCCTTCGGTTCCCTTCTGCCGATCGCTTATGGCTCCATAACCAGCGATGTCCCCGGGGAGACCATCTCCGCCTCGATCGGTGTGGGCATACCCGAGGATCCCGATTCTTTCGGGATGATCTTCGAATTTTCGGGTTTCTGCCCTGGAGCGGATGCAGCAATAAAGGTCGAGGAGATGGTCCGGGAAGCCTTTGAAATGCGTTCCCTCGGCCTCAAGGAGGTCAAGGTCAAGGCGATCGACCATGCCGTGGGAGAATGCGGGACCGTCTTCGCCGGTTGCCCGCTGTTCTTTCCCTTTTAGAAAAGGACCCGGGGGATGGAAAAAAGACACAATGACATCTGGTTCACCGAGTACCAGACGAGGTATTTGAGGTTGGGACTGAGCATTACCAGGGTCCTGGCCAATACCCAGACTCCCTACCAGCATCTCCTCGTAGTGGAAACAGACCAGTACGGAAGGCTGATGGCCCTCGACGGCGCAATACAGGTAACTGAAAAGGACGAGTTCACCTACCATGAGATGCTCGCCCATGTCGTCCTCACGGCCCATCCAAACCCTCAACGCGTCTTGATCGTGGGGGGAGGAGACGGGGGAAGCGCCCGGGAAGCGTTAAAACACCCCTCCGTCGAGGAAGTGATCCTGGTGGATATCGACCAGGAGGTCGTAAACGCCTCGAGGCAATTTTTCCCTTCACTAAGTGCGGGATTTGATGATCCCAGGGTTAGGGTTTTGAATAGGGACGCCCTTGAATATGTCAGGGGAAAGGACGGGGAATTTGATATCGCCATTATCGACAGCACCGACCCCGTCGATTTTGCCGAGGGACTCTTCAGGGAACCTTTTTACAGGGATGTCCACCGGGCGCTCAATGACGAGGGTCTTGTGGCTGCCCAGACCGAGTCGCCCTTCACAGATCCTGACATATTGACAGGGTCCGCTTCGGCAATGAGGCCTGTCTTCCCCATCGTCAAGGTTTACTGGGGCGTGATGCCCACC
This is a stretch of genomic DNA from Thermovirga sp.. It encodes these proteins:
- the ispG gene encoding (E)-4-hydroxy-3-methylbut-2-enyl-diphosphate synthase, yielding MGRRSVMVGDLGIGNGFPVRVESMLKTPLQDLRGCLEEVRLLADEGCELARVAFPGMELSEALSRLIEDSPIEVMADIHFDHRLAIRAITSGCRSVRVNPGNMGGRRGIRELCSAVKDHGVVVRIGANSGSLSRSQIEQASGDTGQALFDAVSDQAGLLLDWGVEDIILSAKSTSIRVTLRANSLMASAFDQPVHIGLTESGPGQRGIIKSSVAVASLLGSGIGDTIRVSLTGPSREEVVVGKRILQSMDIRRFEAELVSCPGCGRRRIDVDSLVRVIEPLLSDLREDLKVAVMGCEVNGPGEAADSDIGIAGTPSGIVIFSGGRVIGSSNFGDLPSRFLEVCRERGFLSGDTGDILD
- a CDS encoding arginine decarboxylase, pyruvoyl-dependent; the protein is MLPVPELFTLVVGRGEGKKKLTAFDSALLDAGVGNMNLLRVSSVLPPRCSFRTDLKMPFGSLLPIAYGSITSDVPGETISASIGVGIPEDPDSFGMIFEFSGFCPGADAAIKVEEMVREAFEMRSLGLKEVKVKAIDHAVGECGTVFAGCPLFFPF
- the speE gene encoding polyamine aminopropyltransferase, whose amino-acid sequence is MEKRHNDIWFTEYQTRYLRLGLSITRVLANTQTPYQHLLVVETDQYGRLMALDGAIQVTEKDEFTYHEMLAHVVLTAHPNPQRVLIVGGGDGGSAREALKHPSVEEVILVDIDQEVVNASRQFFPSLSAGFDDPRVRVLNRDALEYVRGKDGEFDIAIIDSTDPVDFAEGLFREPFYRDVHRALNDEGLVAAQTESPFTDPDILTGSASAMRPVFPIVKVYWGVMPTYPTGMWTYLAGSKIHDPEEPRSVLPAGTKYYSGGIHRAAFVLPPFVEALLSERNE